In Candidatus Thermoplasmatota archaeon, the following proteins share a genomic window:
- a CDS encoding MBL fold metallo-hydrolase produces MKDTQITAQFLGGGNEVGRAALTLEIEEKRFLLEYGMLPGKPPEYPLPPPPVDLTLLTHAHLDHSGMIPWLCSHTDQNILCTKLTAALSDLLFKDTIKIAKMDGYSPPFSPADIKEVEHSIIPISIGEKRIVSDCCEIMCHSAGHIPGSLMYEINAEKRILFTGDFNVSDTRLMKGTTPVPCDILIMESTYAERDHPNRQELEQAFLDKIDEVVSRGGVVIIPAFAVARSQEIAMVLHKASYNVWFDGMGKKVAKLFLKYPNELRSAENLKKAMNKLNFVHSDHGRKLALKSEVILTSSGMMDGGPVLSYMNKLKNDKRNAVLLTGYQVPGSNSRLLVDHGKLDFYGVQENVECEVQYFDFSAHAGHRELIEFAKKCHPEKIVLFHGDKREALREPLQNIGEVLTPSNGEIFYL; encoded by the coding sequence ATGAAAGATACTCAAATCACAGCTCAGTTTCTTGGCGGTGGAAATGAAGTCGGACGCGCAGCACTCACCTTAGAAATTGAAGAAAAACGTTTTCTCCTTGAATACGGGATGCTCCCAGGAAAACCACCAGAATATCCACTTCCACCTCCACCGGTTGATCTCACCTTACTCACCCATGCACATCTCGATCATTCAGGAATGATACCGTGGTTGTGCAGCCATACCGATCAAAATATTCTTTGTACAAAACTGACAGCAGCATTGAGCGATCTACTCTTCAAAGATACCATTAAAATCGCAAAAATGGATGGCTACTCACCACCATTTAGCCCTGCTGATATCAAAGAAGTAGAACACAGCATCATCCCAATATCCATTGGAGAAAAAAGAATAGTCTCCGATTGTTGTGAAATCATGTGTCATAGCGCTGGGCATATCCCAGGATCACTGATGTATGAAATCAACGCAGAAAAAAGAATACTTTTTACGGGAGATTTCAACGTCTCAGATACACGACTCATGAAAGGAACAACACCAGTACCTTGTGATATCCTCATCATGGAAAGTACCTACGCAGAACGAGACCATCCAAACCGACAAGAACTCGAACAAGCATTTCTTGATAAAATCGATGAAGTAGTCAGCCGAGGTGGCGTTGTCATTATCCCTGCTTTTGCAGTAGCACGATCCCAAGAAATCGCTATGGTTCTCCACAAAGCAAGCTACAACGTCTGGTTTGATGGCATGGGAAAAAAAGTCGCAAAACTATTCCTGAAGTATCCTAACGAACTCCGATCAGCAGAAAATCTTAAAAAAGCGATGAACAAACTAAACTTTGTTCATTCTGATCACGGAAGAAAACTAGCCCTAAAATCAGAGGTAATCTTAACCTCAAGCGGTATGATGGATGGAGGACCTGTTTTGAGTTATATGAACAAATTGAAAAATGATAAGAGAAACGCAGTACTGCTCACCGGATACCAAGTACCAGGATCAAATAGCAGACTACTGGTAGACCACGGAAAACTTGATTTTTACGGCGTTCAAGAAAACGTTGAATGTGAGGTACAATACTTTGACTTTTCAGCACATGCAGGGCATCGGGAACTGATCGAATTTGCAAAAAAATGCCATCCTGAAAAAATTGTCCTTTTCCATGGTGACAAACGAGAAGCATTACGAGAACCACTCCAAAACATTGGTGAGGTACTAACACCAAGTAACGGAGAGATATTCTATTTGTAG
- the prf1 gene encoding peptide chain release factor aRF-1, with protein sequence MTEMTQRQRYDLKRTLEELKACKGKHTELISLYIPPSKQISDVTAYLRNEFSQSQNIKSKTTRKNVTSAIESILSRLRQFKQAPPNGVVFFVGHKSIGADQTEMVAFVIEPPMPINIFLYRCDAEFFTEPLDAMLSETDIYGLLLIDRRECTIGMLRGNRIELLRYMTSQVPGKHGRGGQSQRRFERLTEIAAHEWFVKCGERASEIFLAEKDLKGILVGGSGPTKTYFINENYLHHEIQKKVIDTFDTGYTDEFGLKELVAVAADAMADLKIAKEKKIMKRFLAEVTKSEKSLAVYGEEQIRKALSMGVVDTLLMSETLRKYRIKLKCSTCGYTAERTIDAEKMEEFIPPLCQQCQTSLPMELVEKVDLIDELSDIAEKTNATVQLISRDSEEGDSLYRAFSGIGGILRYPLEL encoded by the coding sequence ATGACCGAAATGACCCAACGGCAAAGATATGATCTCAAACGAACACTTGAAGAACTCAAAGCATGCAAAGGGAAACATACCGAACTGATTTCACTCTACATCCCACCATCTAAACAAATATCAGATGTTACCGCATACTTACGAAATGAATTTTCACAGTCACAAAATATTAAATCAAAAACCACACGAAAAAATGTAACCTCAGCAATAGAATCAATCCTCAGTAGACTTCGACAGTTTAAACAGGCACCACCAAACGGTGTTGTTTTTTTTGTTGGACATAAAAGCATCGGAGCAGATCAAACAGAGATGGTTGCTTTTGTCATCGAACCGCCCATGCCCATCAACATTTTTTTGTATCGCTGTGATGCTGAATTTTTCACTGAACCACTCGATGCCATGCTCTCAGAAACCGACATTTACGGTTTATTACTTATTGACCGTCGAGAATGCACAATCGGCATGCTCCGAGGAAATCGTATTGAGCTTCTCCGCTATATGACGTCGCAAGTCCCTGGAAAACATGGTCGCGGTGGTCAATCACAACGACGTTTCGAACGACTTACTGAAATTGCAGCACATGAATGGTTTGTGAAATGCGGAGAACGAGCAAGTGAGATTTTTCTTGCTGAAAAAGATCTGAAAGGAATCCTTGTTGGAGGATCCGGACCAACAAAAACGTATTTCATCAATGAAAACTACCTCCACCATGAGATTCAGAAAAAAGTCATCGATACGTTTGATACTGGATACACCGATGAATTTGGGTTAAAAGAGCTTGTTGCTGTTGCTGCCGATGCTATGGCTGATCTGAAAATAGCTAAGGAAAAAAAGATTATGAAACGGTTCCTCGCAGAAGTTACAAAATCAGAAAAAAGCCTTGCAGTGTACGGTGAAGAACAGATACGCAAAGCACTGAGCATGGGTGTTGTCGATACGTTACTCATGTCTGAAACATTACGGAAATATCGAATCAAACTTAAATGTTCAACCTGTGGATACACTGCCGAACGAACCATCGATGCAGAAAAAATGGAGGAGTTCATCCCTCCGCTCTGCCAACAATGCCAAACATCACTTCCCATGGAACTTGTTGAAAAGGTTGATCTGATCGATGAGTTATCAGACATTGCTGAAAAAACAAATGCAACTGTTCAACTTATTTCTCGAGACAGCGAAGAAGGAGATTCCCTCTATCGAGCATTTAGCGGCATCGGTGGTATTCTGAGATATCCTCTGGAGCTTTGA
- a CDS encoding oligopeptide transporter, OPT family produces the protein MTSRDDFNSFIPATKKIPELTIKAVLVGIILAIILGAANAYLGLYAGMTVSAVIPGAVMAFALLRPFKGTILEVNLGMMGAAAGEALAAGVIFTIPALVLIGTWTEIHYVETTLVALFGGILGVLWMVPLRRALIIKTDLPFPEGVAVAAVLTTTVGGESAEKTKKTGSGVSGIWLVVGVLVSAVFKFGQVGLNIFSGAIHSILDIGKFRIGNTNNSGVFYGGLATSPALLGVGWIIGFKVSTFVFIGGLLGWVILVPLIALATGLPMPSTPPDIQDAIALGFGNYDLGAKIWGFFAIWGKYIRYIGVGAMVVGGLYTIFKLRSNLASGIKEAISGLRGGTVETKKRTDTDLNFKLVFLLIGALTIPIFLIYAWLSSLWVVSAVMAVFAILFAFVASAIAGYMAGLLGSSNNPISGVTVSVLLITSLILLGFGLTGNIGAYGVAILIAAVICCAAAISGDVLQSMTCGQMIGATPRNQQIAEIIGVCAAAPFLALVISALDQAYRIGSPNLPAPQAFLMQGIVQGVLGGEMVWPFVLAGAVLALVLILLNLPVLPVAIGIYLPFTLSTPIFAGGIIRALTNKVIAKKYGSAEEEEISDWDLAIKQTDVKPKEKIIRTGLLLTAGFIAGEALMGVIVAFLIVLGVSFAVMEFPPIWPALLVWLFIAVLLWYIPLREIFAKHEE, from the coding sequence ATGACATCTCGAGACGATTTTAACTCATTTATCCCTGCAACGAAAAAAATACCAGAACTTACGATCAAAGCAGTTCTCGTCGGTATAATCCTTGCAATCATTCTTGGAGCGGCAAACGCTTATCTCGGGCTGTATGCAGGTATGACGGTTTCAGCTGTTATCCCTGGTGCAGTTATGGCATTTGCCCTGCTTCGACCGTTCAAAGGAACCATCCTCGAAGTCAACCTTGGGATGATGGGAGCAGCCGCTGGAGAAGCACTGGCAGCAGGCGTCATCTTCACCATTCCTGCACTGGTCCTCATCGGAACATGGACTGAGATTCACTACGTTGAAACGACCCTGGTTGCTCTCTTCGGCGGCATTCTTGGCGTCCTCTGGATGGTACCGCTCAGACGAGCACTCATCATCAAAACAGACTTACCCTTCCCTGAAGGAGTTGCGGTTGCTGCAGTTCTCACCACAACTGTCGGTGGGGAAAGTGCTGAAAAAACCAAAAAAACAGGAAGTGGTGTTAGTGGTATCTGGCTTGTCGTTGGTGTCCTCGTATCAGCAGTGTTTAAATTTGGCCAAGTCGGTCTCAACATTTTCAGCGGTGCAATCCATTCAATACTTGACATTGGAAAATTCCGCATCGGCAATACAAACAACTCTGGTGTTTTCTACGGCGGCCTTGCAACGTCACCGGCACTTCTCGGTGTCGGCTGGATTATTGGCTTCAAGGTATCAACGTTTGTATTTATTGGCGGCCTACTTGGATGGGTCATCCTTGTTCCCCTTATTGCCCTTGCAACCGGCTTACCAATGCCTTCGACACCACCAGACATTCAAGATGCAATAGCTCTCGGTTTTGGAAACTATGACCTCGGAGCAAAAATCTGGGGTTTCTTTGCGATCTGGGGAAAATATATCAGGTATATTGGTGTCGGTGCCATGGTTGTCGGTGGTCTGTATACTATCTTCAAACTCCGATCCAATCTCGCCAGCGGTATCAAAGAAGCGATCTCTGGACTGAGAGGCGGAACCGTTGAAACAAAAAAACGAACTGACACTGATCTGAACTTCAAACTTGTTTTCCTTCTCATCGGTGCATTAACCATTCCGATCTTCCTTATCTATGCATGGTTATCAAGCCTTTGGGTTGTTTCAGCAGTGATGGCAGTCTTTGCCATTCTTTTTGCGTTTGTCGCAAGTGCAATTGCAGGATACATGGCTGGACTTCTTGGATCATCGAACAACCCGATTTCTGGAGTAACTGTATCAGTTCTCCTCATCACCTCATTGATTCTCCTTGGATTTGGATTAACTGGAAATATCGGTGCGTATGGCGTTGCGATTCTCATCGCCGCGGTTATTTGTTGCGCAGCAGCAATCTCAGGAGACGTACTTCAATCAATGACCTGCGGTCAAATGATTGGTGCAACACCAAGAAATCAACAAATAGCAGAAATCATCGGCGTCTGCGCAGCAGCACCATTTCTAGCACTTGTCATTTCTGCGCTGGATCAAGCATACCGCATCGGCAGTCCGAATCTACCGGCACCACAAGCATTTCTCATGCAAGGAATCGTACAAGGAGTTCTCGGTGGAGAAATGGTCTGGCCGTTTGTACTTGCAGGAGCAGTTCTTGCATTAGTCTTAATTCTCCTAAATCTCCCTGTGTTACCTGTTGCAATTGGCATCTATTTACCATTCACCCTGAGTACCCCCATTTTTGCTGGAGGTATCATTAGAGCCCTCACCAATAAAGTCATTGCAAAGAAATACGGTTCCGCTGAAGAAGAAGAAATCAGCGATTGGGATCTTGCTATAAAACAAACTGACGTGAAACCAAAAGAAAAGATTATAAGAACCGGGCTGCTTCTCACCGCTGGATTTATCGCAGGAGAAGCACTCATGGGCGTCATCGTTGCGTTCCTGATCGTACTAGGCGTTAGTTTTGCAGTTATGGAATTTCCACCGATTTGGCCTGCATTGCTCGTCTGGCTGTTCATTGCTGTTCTCCTTTGGTATATCCCACTTCGGGAGATTTTTGCAAAACATGAAGAGTAA
- a CDS encoding PqqD family protein, with amino-acid sequence MKSKPRIPTVDQFLTYVPHRGDFSWTETSDGLIHITVPKFTSKLGISFCKLLRRENTFTARLDQYGSFIWKLCDGKTSVQTILERVQQQFPNEKNIDQRLFLFLQQMHSLQYISY; translated from the coding sequence ATGAAGAGTAAACCACGAATACCCACGGTCGATCAATTCCTCACATATGTTCCACACCGAGGAGATTTTTCATGGACTGAAACTTCGGATGGGTTGATTCATATTACCGTTCCAAAATTTACAAGCAAACTTGGGATCTCATTCTGTAAACTTCTCAGAAGAGAAAACACGTTTACTGCCCGTCTTGACCAATACGGATCTTTTATTTGGAAACTGTGCGATGGAAAAACATCAGTTCAAACAATACTCGAACGAGTGCAACAACAATTTCCAAATGAGAAAAACATTGACCAGCGGTTATTCCTTTTCCTGCAACAAATGCACAGTCTTCAGTACATTTCATATTAA
- a CDS encoding TIGR00289 family protein, producing MKIAALFSGGKDSVYAIYLALQKKWEVTCLVTLEPRVDDSWMFHSVNIALTEYGAKALGLPLYKKDTSGQKETELDDLYALLKSLPVDGVISGAIASEYQRVRIERICRELNVQFFAPLWHQDQETLLREMVAAGFSILIVGVFADGFDQFWLGQQLTEHNIDQFITVCKKYKISLAGEGGEYETLVVDAPIFSQRIVIDEAAVDWKRDHGMYRITRVHLEPKK from the coding sequence ATGAAGATAGCTGCGTTGTTCTCTGGTGGAAAAGATTCAGTGTATGCAATCTATCTTGCTTTGCAGAAAAAGTGGGAGGTTACTTGTTTAGTAACTCTTGAACCACGGGTTGATGATTCATGGATGTTTCATTCGGTGAACATAGCACTCACTGAATATGGGGCAAAAGCGCTTGGGTTACCGTTATACAAAAAAGATACTTCGGGTCAAAAAGAAACTGAGTTAGATGATCTCTATGCGTTGTTAAAATCACTCCCGGTTGATGGGGTGATCAGTGGTGCTATTGCATCTGAATATCAACGGGTACGGATTGAACGCATCTGTCGTGAGTTGAACGTACAATTTTTTGCACCGTTATGGCATCAAGATCAAGAAACATTACTCCGAGAGATGGTTGCTGCGGGTTTTTCCATTTTAATTGTTGGGGTTTTTGCTGATGGTTTTGATCAGTTCTGGCTTGGTCAGCAACTTACAGAACATAATATTGATCAATTTATCACTGTTTGTAAAAAATATAAAATTAGTTTAGCTGGTGAGGGCGGTGAATATGAGACGCTCGTTGTTGACGCTCCGATTTTCTCCCAGAGGATCGTTATCGATGAGGCTGCTGTAGATTGGAAAAGAGATCATGGGATGTATCGCATTACAAGAGTCCATCTTGAACCAAAAAAATAG
- a CDS encoding MTAP family purine nucleoside phosphorylase: protein MKIGIISSISLSDLFQHPEIISIETPYGSIDLMSSTVHSHELLYLNRHGKNRTMPPHQINYHANIHAFAVSHVDYLLMIETVSTMNPKIQIGDYVIPHDFIDMTKNRIQTYVQNQRIHIDVSEPFCPTLRNHLITTLEYFKNIPVHTTGVYLTTEGPRRETCAEMQFYSKIADIIGMTLASEVILAREKNLCCASICLVENMAAGLQQHKSTHETITFNQEHTSIVESIVEKIICSLPEKKECRCQQNLSQATL from the coding sequence ATGAAGATTGGCATTATCAGTAGCATCTCGCTATCAGATTTATTCCAACACCCCGAAATCATCTCTATTGAAACGCCATATGGATCTATAGACCTGATGAGTTCAACTGTTCATTCCCATGAACTTTTGTACCTCAACCGCCATGGAAAAAACAGAACCATGCCACCCCACCAAATTAACTACCATGCAAACATCCATGCATTTGCAGTCAGTCACGTTGACTATCTGCTCATGATTGAAACTGTGAGCACGATGAATCCTAAAATACAGATTGGAGACTATGTTATCCCCCATGATTTTATTGATATGACAAAAAACCGTATACAAACCTATGTTCAAAACCAACGAATCCATATCGATGTCTCAGAACCATTTTGTCCAACACTTCGTAACCATCTGATCACCACACTTGAGTATTTCAAAAACATACCAGTTCACACCACAGGAGTCTATCTTACAACAGAAGGACCTCGCCGTGAAACCTGCGCAGAAATGCAGTTTTACTCGAAAATAGCAGATATCATCGGAATGACGCTTGCATCTGAAGTAATTCTGGCACGAGAAAAGAATCTTTGCTGTGCCTCAATATGTCTTGTTGAAAACATGGCTGCAGGACTCCAACAACACAAGTCAACGCATGAAACAATAACTTTTAACCAGGAGCACACATCTATTGTTGAAAGCATCGTTGAAAAAATAATCTGCTCATTACCGGAAAAGAAAGAATGCCGGTGTCAACAAAATCTTTCACAGGCAACATTATGA
- a CDS encoding archease, which yields MKRYEFINHTADVGIKAYGKTIDEAFEHAASAMFDIITDRSSIDSVGEYQIFLEASDLEQLLVDWLSKLLFLNGAENLVFGKFHVSINGTKLSAKVFGEIFSPQKHKHGVEIKAVTYHMLEVHVDTPIYVQVLFDI from the coding sequence ATGAAACGATATGAATTCATCAATCATACTGCCGATGTCGGAATCAAAGCATATGGAAAAACGATCGATGAAGCATTTGAACATGCAGCATCAGCTATGTTTGACATTATAACCGATCGTTCATCTATTGATTCTGTTGGGGAATATCAGATTTTTCTTGAGGCATCTGACCTCGAACAACTTCTTGTTGACTGGCTTTCAAAACTTTTATTTTTGAACGGAGCAGAAAATCTTGTATTTGGAAAATTTCATGTCAGTATCAATGGAACGAAACTCTCTGCAAAGGTTTTTGGTGAAATTTTTTCACCACAAAAACATAAACATGGTGTCGAAATCAAAGCAGTTACGTATCATATGCTTGAAGTCCATGTTGACACACCAATCTACGTTCAAGTATTGTTTGATATTTAG